A genomic region of Eucalyptus grandis isolate ANBG69807.140 chromosome 5, ASM1654582v1, whole genome shotgun sequence contains the following coding sequences:
- the LOC104445793 gene encoding sulfiredoxin, chloroplastic/mitochondrial, whose protein sequence is MASFVLHLPAATAATSRWRSFSVSATASSNGAVPGRSQSVGQGKGGPVVVELPLDKIRRPLMRTRANDPVKVKDLMDSIQEIGLQVPIDVLEVDGVYYGFSGCHRYEAHQRLGLPKIRCKVRKATKETLRHHLR, encoded by the exons ATGGCGAGCTTCGTGCTGCACCTcccggcggcgacggcggcgacgagcaGATGGAGAAGCTTCTCCGTCTCCGCCACCGCCTCATCGAACG GGGCTGTTCCGGGTCGGAGCCAAAGCGTCGGCCAAGGGAAAGGAGGGCCGGTGGTGGTGGAGCTGCCGCTGGACAAGATCAGGAGGCCGCTGATGCGGACGAGGGCGAACGATCCGGTCAAGGTGAAGGACCTCATGGACAGCATCCAAGAGATCGGGCTCCAAGTCCCT ATTGATGTGCTCGAGGTCGATGGAGTTTACTACG GCTTCTCTGGCTGTCATCGCTACGAAGCTCATCAGCGCCTTGGCCTCCCTAAGATCCGCTGTAAAGTCCGGAAAGCGACGAAAGAAACGCTAAG GCATCATCTTCGCTGA
- the LOC104445794 gene encoding 14 kDa zinc-binding protein: protein MAALYSSALLRSCGAGGVKAFAFSRGSSRALASAKFAPPLHFQSRRRSFCVKATSSEEDAAKAAAAVADTGAPTIFDKIIAKEIPSTIVYEDEKVLAFRDITPQAPVHVLVIPKLRDGLTQLGKAEEKHSEILGELLYAAKVVAEKEGILDGFRVVINSGPSACQSVYHLHLHVLGGRQMKWPPG from the exons ATGGCCGCTCTCTACTCCTCAGCTCTCCttcg GAGCTGTGGAGCAGGTGGTGTCAAGGCATTCGCGTTTTCCAGAGGCTCCTCTCGAGCTCTCGCTTCTGCCAAGTTCGCTCCTCCGCTTCACTTTCAGTCCCGTCGCAG ATCTTTTTGCGTCAAAGCCACAAGCAGTGAAGAAGACGCTGCTAAAGCAGCTGCTGCAGTTGCCGACACAGGAGCTCCGACCAT atTTGACAAGATCATAGCTAAGGAGATACCATCAACCATTGTGTATGAGGATGAAAAGGTCCTAGCTTTTCGAGACATTACTCCACAGGCTCCGGTTCATGTTCTAGTCATTCCAAAACTCAGAGATGGCCTTACGCAGCTCGGAAAG GCTGAAGAAAAGCATTCTGAGATACTGGGTGAACTTCTCTATGCTGCCAAAGTTGTGGCTGAAAAAGAAGGCATTCTTGATGGATTTCGTGTTGTCATCAACAGTGGACCAAGTGCCT gtcAATCCGTTTATCATCTTCACCTGCATGTGCTGGGTGGTAGACAAATGAAGTGGCCTCCTGGTTGA